A window of Thermosynechococcus sp. NK55a contains these coding sequences:
- a CDS encoding M23 family metallopeptidase: MIEQRVIALGLTLGLLTATWGTRQSVAETVPVEPEAAAPILVNPVQPVDSEPLVFSTEPVDPPPGSEPLENLQPTRAIPIVIQERSTGCQAIVSESIPHNICQAPGPQPPTTPATRQPSAPVFHRPVVAANPRNVLPSAQAAAPAYVRQPFPGANPLRWLTVNRGQLLFPLPFPVPITSTFGWRIHPIFGDRRFHSGTDLGAPQGTPVLAVFDGRVVESNWLGGYGLTVILQHPPEPHQTLYAHLSQTFVNPGQWVKQGDVIGLVGSTGNATGPHLHFEIQEMTAQGLVPVAPEARLELALAQLKRAIAHARQQSNRT, from the coding sequence ATGATCGAGCAGCGCGTCATTGCCCTTGGGCTGACACTGGGTCTATTGACAGCGACCTGGGGGACTCGCCAGAGTGTTGCCGAAACTGTGCCAGTCGAACCAGAAGCGGCTGCACCGATCCTAGTGAATCCTGTTCAACCAGTGGATAGTGAGCCTCTTGTGTTCTCCACAGAACCCGTGGATCCACCCCCCGGTAGTGAACCCCTCGAAAACCTTCAGCCCACCCGCGCCATTCCCATCGTGATCCAAGAACGCTCCACAGGCTGTCAAGCCATCGTTAGCGAGAGCATTCCCCACAACATTTGCCAAGCCCCAGGTCCTCAACCCCCCACCACCCCTGCCACCCGCCAACCCTCTGCTCCAGTCTTCCATCGCCCTGTGGTTGCTGCCAACCCAAGAAATGTTTTGCCATCTGCCCAAGCGGCTGCGCCCGCCTATGTACGTCAGCCTTTTCCAGGAGCGAATCCCTTGCGTTGGCTGACCGTCAACCGCGGCCAACTGCTCTTTCCCTTGCCGTTTCCGGTGCCCATTACCTCAACCTTCGGCTGGCGCATCCATCCCATTTTTGGCGATCGCCGCTTCCATTCAGGAACAGATTTGGGCGCTCCCCAAGGAACACCCGTGCTGGCGGTTTTTGATGGCCGCGTGGTTGAGTCCAACTGGCTAGGGGGCTATGGCCTCACCGTCATTTTGCAACACCCGCCAGAACCGCACCAAACCCTTTATGCCCATCTCTCCCAGACTTTTGTCAATCCTGGCCAATGGGTGAAGCAGGGGGATGTGATTGGCCTGGTGGGAAGTACAGGCAACGCCACAGGGCCGCACCTTCACTTTGAAATTCAGGAAATGACCGCCCAAGGGTTGGTTCCCGTGGCTCCCGAAGCGCGGTTAGAATTGGCCTTAGCCCAATTAAAGCGGGCGATCGCCCATGCGCGTCAGCAGTCGAATCGCACCTAG
- the mrdA gene encoding penicillin-binding protein 2, which yields MAMLKPHPTRSLTYPAYDRGVGKQGRVLVLLSIMTVFLLGGIGSRLAYLQIVEGDRNRQMADENRIRLIPKPPERGKILDRKGRILAGNKFSYSVFLWPLAAKKPEWPQTVRILSRVLNIPASEIEARVKQAGVNSPSLIRIAQGINQGQIVALEEHRNLLTGVEIDREALRFYPHGETAAHIIGYIGELNEEELAARRDQGYRLGDVIGKMGVEATYEKVLRGTWGGQQVEVDGQGKVIRILGQKVARPGNDIMLSVDLDLQKAAEAALGSRPGAIVAMNPRDGSILALASYPAFDPNWFARRMTQEQWDELQRRQFPFVNRALQGFPPASTFKIVTTVAALESGKFRPDTVLMTYPALYTGGFAFHDWNRAGFGPLGFAGALAWSSNTFFGQVARAIGPETLIEWARRFGMGTKTGIDLPGEAAGFVPDPQWKRKTFGEGWYDGDTLITAIGQGALQVSPVQAAVMFAVPANGGYKVRPHLIASENPDRWRQSLNLKPSTVQVLRQGLRQVVTNGTGAALNIAEVAIAGKSGTGEDPPRPNHTWFGAYAPAENPEIVVVAFAENSGGGGGSVCGPMVLKVIQAYMRIRDR from the coding sequence ATGGCAATGCTAAAACCACACCCCACTCGTTCCCTCACCTACCCAGCCTACGATCGCGGGGTTGGCAAACAGGGTCGGGTCTTGGTGTTGCTCTCAATCATGACGGTATTTTTGCTGGGGGGCATTGGCAGTCGCTTGGCTTACCTGCAAATTGTTGAAGGCGATCGCAACCGCCAGATGGCCGATGAAAACCGCATTCGCCTGATTCCCAAACCGCCGGAGCGGGGAAAGATTCTGGATCGCAAAGGGCGGATCTTGGCCGGAAATAAGTTCTCCTACTCCGTCTTTCTCTGGCCCCTTGCTGCTAAAAAGCCGGAGTGGCCGCAGACGGTGAGGATTCTCTCGCGGGTGCTCAATATCCCCGCCAGTGAGATCGAGGCGCGGGTCAAACAAGCGGGGGTGAATTCCCCTTCGTTGATTCGCATTGCCCAAGGGATTAACCAAGGGCAAATTGTTGCTCTCGAAGAACACCGCAATTTGCTGACGGGGGTCGAAATTGACCGTGAAGCCCTGCGCTTTTATCCCCATGGTGAAACGGCGGCCCACATCATTGGCTACATTGGGGAACTGAATGAAGAGGAACTGGCGGCGCGGCGAGATCAGGGCTATCGCCTTGGGGATGTTATAGGCAAAATGGGCGTGGAAGCCACCTATGAAAAAGTACTGCGGGGAACTTGGGGCGGTCAGCAGGTGGAGGTGGATGGCCAAGGCAAAGTCATTCGCATTCTTGGGCAAAAGGTGGCCCGCCCGGGGAATGATATTATGCTTTCGGTGGATTTAGACCTGCAAAAAGCGGCGGAAGCGGCCCTAGGGAGTCGACCGGGGGCGATCGTGGCGATGAATCCCCGCGATGGTTCGATTCTTGCTCTGGCCAGTTACCCTGCCTTTGACCCCAATTGGTTTGCTCGCCGTATGACCCAAGAGCAATGGGATGAGCTCCAGCGGCGGCAATTTCCCTTTGTCAACCGTGCCCTCCAAGGGTTTCCCCCCGCGAGTACGTTCAAAATTGTAACAACGGTGGCGGCTCTAGAGTCTGGGAAGTTCCGCCCTGATACTGTTCTCATGACCTATCCTGCTCTTTATACAGGGGGCTTTGCCTTCCACGATTGGAATCGGGCAGGCTTTGGGCCTTTGGGCTTTGCGGGCGCCTTAGCTTGGAGCAGTAACACCTTTTTTGGTCAAGTTGCACGTGCCATTGGTCCTGAAACGCTGATTGAGTGGGCACGGCGCTTTGGCATGGGCACCAAAACGGGCATTGACTTACCGGGAGAAGCAGCGGGCTTTGTCCCAGATCCCCAGTGGAAGCGGAAAACCTTTGGCGAAGGCTGGTACGACGGCGACACCTTAATCACGGCCATTGGCCAAGGGGCGTTGCAGGTGAGTCCGGTTCAAGCGGCGGTGATGTTTGCCGTGCCTGCGAATGGGGGCTACAAAGTGCGTCCGCACCTGATTGCTTCTGAAAATCCTGATCGCTGGCGACAGTCATTGAATTTGAAGCCTTCTACCGTACAAGTGCTCCGCCAAGGCTTACGACAGGTGGTGACCAATGGTACAGGAGCGGCTCTGAATATTGCCGAGGTGGCGATCGCCGGCAAAAGTGGTACAGGGGAAGATCCACCTCGGCCTAACCACACCTGGTTTGGCGCCTATGCCCCTGCCGAGAACCCGGAAATTGTTGTTGTGGCCTTTGCCGAAAACTCAGGGGGTGGCGGTGGGTCTGTCTGTGGCCCCATGGTCCTCAAGGTGATTCAGGCCTATATGCGGATTCGCGATCGCTAG
- a CDS encoding phosphoketolase codes for MVSSPPCPTPLTEDIHAFGLARATIQGQPLSAAEVEAMDAFFRACNYLAAGMIYLLDNPLLREPLKPEHIKKRLLGHWGSSPGLAFCYLHLNRIIKKYQQEVIFLAGPGHGAPGVLAPVYLEGSYSEIYPNISEDAAGLKKFFKQFSFPGGIGSHCTPETPGSIHEGGELGYVLSHACGAAFDNPDLIVAAVVGDGEAETGPLATSWHINKFLNPARDGAVLPILNLNGYKINNPTILARISHQDLASYFRGLGYEPCFVEGSDRPSMHQAMAATLDDCLTKIKEIQRAAREEGVTTLPRWPMIILRTPKGWTGPAAVNGHRIEGSWRSHQVPLADVHTNPENLQLLENWLRSYRPEELFDENGTLRPDLKALAPTGHYRMGMNPHANGGLLRKDLKMPDFRQYGLTFDKPGQIEAENTRPLGVFLRDVMRNNPTNFRIFGPDETTSNKLNAVYEASKKFWIAEYFDEDADGGELSPEGRVIEMLSEHTLEGMLEGYLLTGRHGFFATYEAFVHVIDSMFNQYAKWLSICNELSWRADISSLNLLITSTVWRQDHNGFTHQDPGFLDIVCNKSAKVTRIYLPPDVNSLLSVADHCLRSKNYVNVIVSDKQRHLQYLTMDQAIIHCTKGVGIWDWASNDQGYEPDLVMASAGDIPTQEALAAIALLRQEFPELKIRYINVVDLFKLQPETEHPHGLSDRDFDSLFTLDRPIIFNFHGYPWLIHRLAYRRHNHRNLHVRGYKEKGNINTPLELAINNEIDRFSLAIDAIDRLPELQVAGAHAKEKFRNMQIAARSYAYEYGVDKPEFSHWTWPF; via the coding sequence ATGGTCAGCTCTCCTCCCTGTCCCACCCCACTCACCGAGGATATCCATGCTTTTGGTCTTGCTCGCGCCACAATTCAAGGACAGCCACTGAGTGCTGCTGAAGTTGAGGCCATGGATGCCTTCTTCCGCGCCTGTAACTATTTAGCAGCGGGCATGATCTATTTGCTGGATAACCCCCTGCTTAGGGAACCTCTCAAGCCTGAACACATTAAAAAACGTCTTCTCGGTCACTGGGGCTCCAGTCCTGGCTTGGCCTTTTGCTATTTGCATCTCAACCGCATTATCAAAAAGTATCAACAGGAGGTTATTTTTTTAGCAGGACCGGGTCATGGTGCCCCAGGCGTGTTAGCGCCGGTTTACCTTGAGGGTAGCTACAGCGAGATTTACCCCAACATCAGTGAGGATGCCGCCGGTCTCAAAAAATTCTTTAAGCAGTTTTCCTTTCCCGGCGGCATTGGTAGTCACTGCACCCCCGAAACCCCCGGCTCAATTCACGAAGGGGGAGAGCTGGGGTATGTGCTCTCCCATGCCTGTGGGGCGGCCTTCGATAATCCAGACTTGATTGTGGCAGCGGTTGTCGGCGATGGTGAAGCAGAAACAGGCCCCTTGGCGACCTCGTGGCACATCAATAAGTTTCTGAACCCGGCACGGGATGGGGCAGTACTGCCTATTTTGAACTTGAATGGCTACAAGATTAACAATCCCACTATTCTAGCGCGCATTTCCCATCAAGATTTGGCAAGCTACTTCCGCGGCTTGGGCTATGAGCCCTGTTTTGTGGAGGGCTCCGATCGCCCCTCTATGCACCAAGCAATGGCAGCAACCTTGGACGACTGTTTAACCAAAATCAAGGAGATTCAGCGGGCCGCCCGTGAGGAGGGTGTGACCACCCTTCCCCGTTGGCCGATGATTATCCTGCGCACTCCCAAGGGTTGGACTGGCCCGGCAGCAGTTAACGGCCATAGGATCGAGGGGTCGTGGCGATCGCACCAAGTTCCGCTGGCGGATGTGCACACCAATCCCGAAAATCTCCAGCTTTTGGAAAACTGGCTGCGCAGCTACCGCCCTGAGGAACTCTTTGATGAAAATGGCACCCTGCGTCCTGACCTCAAGGCTTTGGCGCCCACGGGTCACTACCGCATGGGCATGAATCCCCACGCCAATGGTGGGCTCTTGCGCAAAGATTTGAAAATGCCTGATTTTCGTCAATACGGTCTTACATTTGACAAGCCGGGGCAAATCGAGGCGGAAAATACCCGTCCCTTGGGGGTCTTTCTGCGGGATGTCATGCGCAACAACCCCACGAATTTTCGCATCTTTGGTCCCGATGAAACCACCTCAAATAAGCTCAATGCGGTTTATGAGGCCAGCAAAAAGTTTTGGATTGCCGAGTATTTTGATGAGGATGCCGATGGCGGTGAGCTGTCCCCGGAGGGGCGCGTCATTGAAATGCTGAGCGAGCACACGCTGGAGGGGATGCTGGAGGGCTATCTGCTCACGGGTCGCCATGGCTTTTTCGCCACCTATGAGGCGTTTGTCCATGTGATTGATTCGATGTTCAACCAGTATGCCAAGTGGTTGAGCATTTGCAATGAACTGTCGTGGCGGGCAGATATTTCCTCTTTGAACTTGCTGATTACCTCAACGGTGTGGCGGCAGGATCACAATGGCTTCACTCACCAGGATCCAGGATTTCTGGATATTGTCTGCAACAAGAGTGCCAAGGTGACCCGCATTTACCTGCCTCCCGATGTGAATTCGCTGCTGTCGGTGGCAGATCACTGCCTGCGAAGCAAAAATTATGTAAACGTGATTGTTTCAGACAAGCAGCGCCACTTGCAGTACCTGACGATGGATCAGGCCATTATTCACTGCACGAAAGGTGTGGGCATTTGGGACTGGGCCAGCAACGATCAAGGCTACGAGCCGGATCTGGTCATGGCTAGCGCTGGCGATATTCCCACCCAAGAGGCGTTGGCGGCGATCGCCCTCCTACGGCAGGAGTTTCCGGAGCTCAAGATTCGCTACATTAATGTGGTGGATCTCTTTAAGCTGCAACCGGAAACCGAACACCCCCATGGTCTGAGCGATCGCGACTTTGATAGCCTATTTACCCTCGATCGCCCGATTATCTTTAACTTCCATGGCTACCCGTGGTTAATTCACCGCCTTGCCTACCGCCGCCACAATCACCGTAACTTGCACGTGCGGGGCTACAAGGAAAAGGGCAACATCAACACCCCCTTAGAATTGGCCATCAATAATGAGATTGATCGCTTTAGTCTGGCCATTGATGCCATCGATCGCCTCCCTGAACTTCAGGTGGCGGGTGCCCATGCCAAGGAAAAATTCCGCAACATGCAAATTGCCGCCCGCAGCTATGCCTACGAGTATGGTGTGGACAAGCCAGAGTTTAGCCACTGGACATGGCCGTTCTAG
- a CDS encoding DNA methyltransferase — MNPQIKSKQRIADYGEVLTPRPIVNAMLDLVKQETERIDSRFLEPACGTGNFLTEILKRKLKIVEKRYGKSQLEYERYAVLAVSSLYGIEILEDNAQECRQRLFAVFDEAYTRLFKEKPRSSAAKRRAIFSSEISCMEMPFP, encoded by the coding sequence ATGAATCCCCAAATAAAATCAAAGCAACGTATAGCCGATTACGGCGAAGTTCTGACGCCGCGGCCCATTGTCAATGCCATGCTCGATTTGGTGAAGCAGGAAACTGAGCGGATTGACTCGCGTTTTCTGGAACCGGCCTGTGGGACAGGCAACTTTCTCACGGAAATTCTAAAACGCAAGTTAAAAATCGTTGAGAAGCGCTACGGCAAGAGTCAATTGGAATACGAGCGCTACGCCGTCCTGGCCGTTTCGTCCCTCTACGGGATCGAGATTCTGGAAGACAACGCCCAGGAGTGCCGCCAAAGGCTGTTTGCGGTTTTCGATGAAGCCTACACGCGGCTTTTCAAGGAAAAACCAAGGAGCAGTGCCGCGAAACGGCGCGCTATATTCTCAAGCGAAATATCGTGCATGGAGATGCCCTTTCCCTAA
- a CDS encoding Eco57I restriction-modification methylase domain-containing protein, with the protein MPTMTNYNPDVLSCLANLSSDEVFTPPQLANQMLDLLPAELWSNPDARFLDPCCKSGVFLREIAKRLDKGLEAKIPDRQARINHIMKNQLFGIAITELTGLMARRSLYCSKTANGKYSVCTAFDNPDGNIRYRRIEHTWKDGRCVFCGANQANYARGAELETHAYEFIHTDNPLCLFDERSEGCHFDERSEEKSMKFDVIIGNPPYQLSDGGFGRSATPIYNKFVQQAKKLNPRYLVMIIPSRWFAGGKGLDSFRAEMLKDDRIRKLVDFEDASEVFPGVDIAGGVCYFLWERDSRGPCEVTNVHKGEKVVSVRRLDEFPTLIRHSQAVAIVRKVLAKKEKSMSEQVSSAKPFGLRTFARPQKEGDILLRWHSGEGPYNRKDVKAGIEMIDKWKVITSKVSYDHAGLPDKNGQRRVFSKIDILPPGTICTETYLIVGVYDNKDNAENMVKYLKTKFVRFLVAQLSFSQDVFKEKFSFVPLLDMNTEWTDEKLYKRYGLTEEEIAFIESKIRPMEATNE; encoded by the coding sequence ATGCCTACGATGACTAATTACAACCCGGACGTGCTCTCCTGCCTGGCTAACCTCTCCAGCGATGAGGTGTTCACGCCGCCGCAACTGGCTAACCAGATGCTGGACCTGCTGCCGGCTGAGCTGTGGAGCAATCCCGATGCCCGCTTTCTCGACCCCTGCTGCAAATCGGGCGTGTTCCTGCGCGAGATCGCCAAGCGGCTGGACAAGGGATTGGAAGCCAAAATCCCTGACCGGCAGGCACGGATTAACCATATTATGAAAAACCAGCTCTTCGGCATCGCCATCACCGAGCTGACCGGGCTGATGGCGCGCCGTTCGCTCTACTGCTCCAAGACTGCCAACGGCAAGTATTCGGTCTGCACTGCCTTTGACAACCCAGACGGCAATATCCGCTACCGGCGCATTGAGCACACCTGGAAAGACGGCCGCTGCGTCTTCTGCGGCGCCAACCAAGCCAACTACGCCCGCGGCGCGGAACTGGAAACCCACGCCTATGAGTTCATCCACACCGACAACCCCCTTTGCCTTTTCGACGAGCGAAGTGAGGGTTGTCATTTCGACGAGCGAAGTGAGGAGAAATCCATGAAATTCGATGTGATCATCGGCAATCCGCCGTATCAGTTGAGTGACGGCGGCTTTGGCCGAAGCGCGACGCCGATTTACAACAAGTTTGTCCAGCAGGCGAAGAAACTGAATCCTCGCTACTTGGTGATGATTATTCCCTCCCGCTGGTTTGCCGGCGGAAAGGGCTTGGACTCTTTCAGGGCCGAGATGCTAAAAGATGATCGGATTCGCAAACTCGTTGATTTCGAGGATGCCTCCGAAGTTTTTCCGGGTGTGGATATTGCCGGTGGTGTTTGCTATTTCCTCTGGGAACGTGACTCGCGCGGGCCTTGCGAAGTGACCAACGTGCATAAGGGTGAAAAGGTCGTTTCGGTGAGAAGACTCGATGAATTCCCAACCCTTATCCGCCATAGTCAGGCCGTGGCTATTGTCAGAAAGGTGCTCGCCAAGAAAGAGAAGAGCATGAGCGAACAGGTATCATCAGCAAAACCCTTTGGACTTCGTACCTTTGCTCGCCCTCAGAAAGAAGGCGATATATTACTTAGGTGGCATAGTGGCGAAGGCCCTTACAACCGAAAAGACGTAAAGGCCGGCATTGAGATGATCGATAAGTGGAAAGTCATTACTTCAAAGGTCTCTTATGACCACGCCGGGCTGCCTGACAAGAATGGACAGAGACGAGTTTTTTCCAAAATTGACATTCTGCCTCCTGGGACAATTTGCACTGAAACATATCTAATAGTTGGAGTCTATGACAACAAGGACAATGCAGAAAACATGGTTAAGTACCTAAAGACCAAGTTTGTTCGTTTTCTGGTGGCGCAATTATCGTTTTCGCAAGACGTATTCAAAGAGAAGTTTAGCTTCGTTCCCCTCCTCGACATGAACACCGAATGGACGGACGAAAAGCTTTATAAACGATACGGGCTTACGGAAGAAGAGATCGCCTTCATCGAGTCGAAGATTCGCCCGATGGAGGCAACCAATGAGTAG
- a CDS encoding COG2958 family protein: MTFLELAELILREEKRPLTSKEIWRIAQEKGYADQVGSRGETPWATIAASLYTDIKDNLNTKFTKPEPAHFALKEFANVAVLTSDEPKNNRTSEYRERDLHPFLTYFAYTYQRIYTKTIYHESSSKDRYAQWLHPDMVGVYFPLDTWQPEVLEIARDLGNLVLKLYSYEIKRELTFSNLRESFFQAVSNSSWAHQGYLVAAEVDQDEDFIEELSRLSTSFGIGVIKLDIHNPDNSEILIPAKEKELLDINTMNRLVLINGNFREFLKGIKIDFSSREIRKERYDQVLGSEKLIEFMNSRGS, translated from the coding sequence ATGACATTTCTTGAATTAGCAGAGCTGATACTTCGGGAAGAGAAGCGCCCGTTAACTTCTAAGGAAATCTGGCGCATAGCACAAGAAAAAGGCTATGCGGACCAAGTTGGCTCAAGGGGCGAGACGCCGTGGGCTACGATAGCGGCAAGCCTCTATACTGATATAAAAGATAATCTCAACACCAAGTTCACCAAACCAGAACCTGCTCACTTTGCTTTGAAAGAATTTGCCAATGTCGCGGTATTAACTAGCGATGAGCCAAAAAATAACAGGACATCTGAGTACAGAGAAAGAGACCTTCATCCATTCTTGACCTATTTTGCTTACACTTACCAAAGGATCTACACCAAAACGATTTATCATGAAAGTTCTTCCAAAGACCGCTATGCTCAGTGGCTGCATCCAGACATGGTAGGTGTATACTTCCCTTTAGATACTTGGCAACCAGAGGTGCTGGAAATTGCGCGCGATTTGGGAAACCTGGTCCTGAAGTTGTACTCTTACGAAATAAAACGAGAACTTACCTTTAGTAATTTGCGCGAGTCCTTTTTCCAGGCAGTATCTAATTCCTCTTGGGCACATCAAGGATATTTGGTTGCAGCAGAGGTTGATCAGGATGAAGATTTTATAGAGGAATTGAGTAGACTGTCAACTTCTTTTGGAATAGGCGTAATCAAGCTCGATATTCATAATCCGGATAACTCGGAAATTTTAATACCGGCCAAAGAAAAGGAGCTTCTGGATATAAACACAATGAACAGACTTGTGTTAATCAATGGCAATTTCCGCGAATTTCTTAAAGGAATTAAAATTGATTTTTCTAGCCGAGAAATACGCAAAGAGCGTTATGATCAAGTTCTTGGTAGTGAAAAGCTAATAGAATTTATGAACAGTCGAGGAAGCTGA
- a CDS encoding GIY-YIG nuclease family protein codes for MSSTFFPPRPKVEPKIYAYEDTNPEYAGLLKIGYTTKSVQERVAQQYPTLRPGGKLPYRIVLEEPAIRNDGTAFTDHDVHRMLRINGIQRAGGEWFRCTVEQVRAAINAVRAGQLLEEQRSLNFTMRPEQEAAVAKTMAYFQSYRRENGKPPHFLWNCKMRFGKTFAAYQLAKRMGWKKVLVLTFKPAVQSAWEEDLRCHVDFQGWQFIKPGGLTYEQADKNKPIVCFGSFQDYLGRNPKTGGIKAKNEWVHATHWHCVIFDEYHFGAWREKAKDLFEGEDEAERKAAEGEAIEYFDEDILPITSDYYLYLSGTPFRAIATGEFIEEQIYNWTYSDEQKAKEEWDDSNGPNPYAALPRMVLMTYQLPDDIREVAMQGEFNEFDLNLFFSAEGVGDKARFKYEDEVQKWLDLIRGEYLHTNLDNLPPGAQKPKPPLPYADVRLLNVLTHTVWFLPGVAACYAMRNLLAKPHNKFYHDYKVIVAAGAAAGIGVGALPPVLEAMGDPLKTKTITLTCGKLTTGVTVRPWMGIFMLRNTSSPETYFQAAFRVQSPWTIQNPDGTSPNAELILKEECYVFDFAPDRALRQIADYSCRLNVNEDDPEKKVEEFIHFLPVLAYDGSAMKQIDAAGVLEMAMSGTTATLLARRWESALLVNVDNDTLRRLMTNEQAMQALMNIEGFRTLNQDIATVINKSEAVQRVKKEANDKALSAQEKRELTEQEKEVKSKRKQIQEKLIKLATRIPIFMYLTDHRERTLRDVITQLEPGLFKKVTGLTVKDFELLVSLGVFNSALMNDAVYKFKRYEDPSLVYTGINRHEGEDIGLYDTVLRRSDDWLNQSLA; via the coding sequence ATGAGTAGCACCTTCTTCCCCCCGCGCCCCAAGGTCGAGCCGAAAATCTACGCCTACGAGGATACCAACCCCGAATACGCGGGCTTGCTCAAGATCGGCTACACCACCAAGAGCGTGCAGGAGCGGGTGGCGCAGCAGTATCCCACCCTGCGGCCCGGCGGCAAGCTGCCGTATCGCATCGTGCTGGAAGAGCCGGCCATCCGCAACGATGGCACTGCCTTCACCGACCACGACGTGCACCGCATGCTGCGCATCAACGGCATTCAACGGGCGGGCGGCGAGTGGTTCCGCTGCACCGTGGAACAGGTCAGGGCGGCCATCAACGCCGTGCGGGCGGGACAACTCTTGGAAGAGCAGCGCTCCCTCAACTTCACGATGCGGCCAGAGCAGGAGGCAGCGGTGGCAAAGACCATGGCCTACTTCCAAAGCTACCGCCGGGAAAACGGCAAGCCGCCCCATTTCCTCTGGAACTGCAAGATGCGCTTCGGCAAGACCTTCGCCGCCTATCAACTGGCCAAACGCATGGGCTGGAAAAAGGTTCTCGTGCTGACCTTCAAGCCAGCGGTGCAGAGCGCCTGGGAAGAGGATTTGCGCTGCCACGTGGATTTTCAGGGCTGGCAGTTCATCAAGCCCGGCGGGCTGACCTACGAGCAGGCAGATAAAAACAAGCCTATCGTCTGCTTTGGCTCGTTTCAGGACTATCTCGGCCGCAATCCGAAGACGGGCGGCATCAAAGCCAAGAACGAATGGGTGCATGCCACCCACTGGCACTGCGTCATCTTTGATGAATACCACTTCGGCGCCTGGCGCGAGAAGGCCAAAGACCTGTTTGAGGGCGAGGATGAAGCGGAACGCAAAGCGGCCGAGGGCGAAGCGATTGAGTATTTCGATGAGGACATCCTGCCCATCACATCCGACTACTACCTCTACCTTTCCGGCACGCCGTTCCGTGCTATTGCCACCGGCGAGTTCATCGAAGAGCAAATTTACAACTGGACATATTCTGATGAACAGAAGGCAAAAGAGGAGTGGGACGACAGCAACGGCCCCAACCCCTATGCCGCATTGCCGCGCATGGTGCTGATGACCTATCAGTTGCCCGATGACATTCGCGAAGTGGCGATGCAGGGAGAGTTCAATGAGTTCGATCTGAATCTGTTCTTTTCGGCGGAGGGGGTGGGCGACAAGGCGCGGTTCAAATACGAAGACGAGGTACAGAAGTGGTTGGACCTCATCCGTGGGGAATACCTGCATACAAACCTAGATAACCTCCCGCCGGGCGCGCAGAAACCGAAACCGCCGTTGCCCTACGCGGATGTACGACTTTTGAATGTGCTCACCCATACGGTCTGGTTTTTGCCCGGCGTGGCCGCCTGTTACGCCATGCGCAATCTCTTAGCCAAACCACACAACAAGTTCTACCACGATTACAAGGTCATCGTGGCCGCCGGCGCCGCCGCGGGCATCGGGGTGGGTGCCCTGCCGCCGGTGCTGGAAGCGATGGGCGATCCGCTCAAGACGAAAACCATCACCCTGACCTGCGGCAAACTGACCACCGGCGTCACGGTTCGGCCCTGGATGGGCATCTTCATGCTGCGCAACACATCTAGCCCAGAAACCTACTTCCAGGCCGCCTTCCGCGTGCAGAGTCCATGGACGATTCAGAATCCTGACGGAACCTCACCCAACGCGGAGCTGATTCTGAAAGAAGAGTGCTATGTGTTCGATTTTGCGCCGGATCGCGCCCTGCGGCAGATTGCCGACTACAGTTGCCGCCTGAACGTGAACGAGGATGATCCTGAAAAGAAGGTGGAGGAATTCATTCACTTCCTGCCGGTGCTGGCGTATGATGGCAGCGCGATGAAGCAGATAGACGCCGCCGGCGTGCTGGAGATGGCCATGAGCGGCACCACCGCCACCCTGCTGGCCCGCCGCTGGGAGAGCGCGCTGTTGGTGAACGTGGACAATGACACCCTGCGCCGGCTGATGACCAACGAACAGGCGATGCAGGCGCTGATGAACATTGAGGGCTTCCGCACCCTCAATCAGGACATCGCAACCGTCATCAACAAGTCGGAGGCCGTGCAACGGGTCAAGAAAGAGGCCAACGATAAAGCGCTGTCCGCTCAGGAAAAGCGCGAGCTGACCGAACAGGAGAAGGAAGTCAAGAGCAAGCGCAAACAGATTCAGGAAAAGCTCATCAAGCTGGCGACGCGCATCCCCATTTTTATGTATTTGACCGACCATCGGGAACGAACGCTGCGCGATGTGATCACCCAATTGGAACCGGGATTGTTCAAGAAAGTTACGGGGCTGACGGTGAAAGATTTTGAACTCCTCGTCAGCCTCGGCGTCTTTAACAGCGCGCTGATGAACGATGCGGTGTACAAGTTCAAGCGCTATGAAGATCCAAGCCTGGTTTATACGGGTATTAACCGTCACGAAGGGGAAGATATTGGGCTGTACGATACCGTTTTGCGCCGCTCCGATGACTGGCTAAATCAATCTTTAGCCTAG